The following are encoded in a window of Arctopsyche grandis isolate Sample6627 chromosome 4, ASM5162203v2, whole genome shotgun sequence genomic DNA:
- the CycT gene encoding cyclin T isoform X2, translating to MAAASVGGSSGSGSSSSASANNSSGVTGSGGSGSGSGSGGQTQAPTPTPTPTPTPTQAGADKWYFSRDQLSASPSRRCGVDADKELAYRQQAANLIQDMGQRLQVSQLCINTAIVYMHRFYAFHSFTQFHRNAMAAAALFLAAKVEEQPRKLEHVIKVAHICLHRGDSQSSLDTQSKHYLDQAQDLVFNENVLLQTLGFDVAIDHPHTHVVRLCNLVTASKDLAQTSYFMASNSLHLTTMCLQYRPTVVACFCIHLASKWSNWAIPQSNEGKHWFYYVDRTVTSELLEHLTSEFLHIFDRCPARLKKKIMSISNTQGTNSPQQPGSSHSSNSVASAFDKESRKLCLEELEKTETDKRQQGLFGPSIPSNSNQMGSVSSKMDYREYKERQQQQDRRRPSNLPPSNLIPRPTPEMSGSSQLRQSSSSSSSGQRPQTQPPSQHRWPSSNHRSKDAVSMRPHPYQSSSSSSTSSSRPPHRSSVPAHPPQISASQPMQPMPEQKSRSQHPPHQALLHSSRIHSQPQVPPQQIMQPSSQQQQQQQQQQQQQQQQQQSQSQHQSHQPVPSQPPQQNIQMAVPQPTHRPPSLFSPEPQRKPSAPRRPPIKETSLPMALSPLSSSPPSISQAPPEMEPIVIKKVEEPPMPEVQVVPPLATNSVETDPTLVSSLLKESLPHKADKKKKKDKHKHKDREKREERRKHKKDKDKKRESESNFANAARRGLETTTSTLPPIPQSQNSTQAIAIPIKITIPREAIVNATQPPSTKLKIKIAKDRLRTEPPVPAPAPNLSQAALKIKIPKELVENSRKRPSPMMMMDGPPHKVPRPPQQSHQQHKVSQEFQQRAPTGYSAPPPPLMMLYHHQIPPPVVMYQHHPPPYFYPQPNVYPHPPPASSAPPLPPLPPPPPPPPPP from the exons ATGGCGGCCGCCAGCGTGGGCGGCAGCAGCGGCAGCGGCAGCAGCAGCAGCGCGAGCGCCAACAACTCTTCGGGAGTCACGGGGAGTGGCGGGAGCGGGAGCGGGAGCGGGAGCGGGGGCCAAACCCAAGccccgactccgactccgactccgactccgacccCGACCCAAGCCGGCGCCGACAAGTGGTACTTCAGCCGCGACCAGCTCTCGGCTTCTCCGAGCCGAAGGTGTGGCGTCGACGCTGACAAGGAGCTCGCCTACAGACAGCAGGCGGCGAACCTCATCCAAGATATGGGCCAACGTCTACAAGT ATCTCAACTTTGCATAAACACAGCAATAGTGTACATGCATCGATTTTATGCCTTTCACTCTTTCACCCAATTCCATAGGAACGCCATGGCGGCGGCAGCACTCTTTCTTGCGGCCAAG GTCGAAGAGCAACCCAGGAAACTGGAGCACGTGATAAAAGTTGCTCACATTTGTCTGCACCGAGGAGACAGTCAGTCGTCTCTGGACACACAATCGAAACATTACTTAGATCAG GCGCAAGACTTGGTTTTCAATGAAAACGTTCTGCTGCAGACTCTCGGCTTTGACGTAGCTATTGACCATCCGCACACGCACGTAGTCCGATTGTGTAATCTCGTAACAG CTTCAAAGGACCTTGCACAGACATCATATTTCATGGCTTCGAACAGCCTTCACCTCACCACTATGTGCCTGCAGTACAGGCCCACCGTGGTAGCGTGTTTCTGCATTCACCTCGCTTCGAAATGGAGCAACTGGGCG ATACCACAATCTAATGAGGGTAAACACTGGTTCTACTATGTCGATCGAACCGTCACAAGTGAGCTACTCGAACACTTAACTTCGGAGTTCTTGCATATATTCGACCGTTGTCCGGCACGTCTCAAAAAGAAGATAATGTCGATATCGAACACGCAAG gCACCAATTCTCCCCAACAACCTGGTAGTTCACATTCAAGCAATTCCGTAGCTTCTGCTTTT GATAAAGAGTCGAGGAAACTTTGTCTTGAAGAATTAGAGAAAACTG AAACTGACAAGAGACAACAAGGTCTTTTTGGTCCGTCCATTCCATCAAACTCAAACCAAATGGGATCAGTTTCTAGTAAAATGGATTACAGAGAGTATAAAGAAAGACAACAGCAACAAGATAGAAGAAGGCCATCCAATCTACCTCCGTCTAATTTAATTCCTAGGCCTACCCCAGAAATGTCGGGAAGCTCTCAGCTTAGACAGAGTTCCTCTAGTTCCTCTAGTGGACAGCGTCCTCAAACTCAACCTCCTTCACAGCATCGCTGGCCATCATCCAACCATAGAAGCAAAGATGCAGTATCAATGCGACCTCATCCGTACCAATCATCTTCGTCATCGTCAACATCGTCATCTCGTCCTCCACATAGAAGTTCAGTACCAGCTCATCCACCTCAAATATCAGCGTCACAACCAATGCAACCCATGCCAGAACAAAAGTCGAGGAGTCAACATCCGCCACATCAAGCTCTCTTGCATTCTTCGCGAATACACTCACAACCTCAAGTACCACCACAACAGATTATGCAACCATCatcacaacaacaacaacaacaacagcaacaacagcaacaacaacaacaacaacagcaatcACAATCACAGCATCAGTCGCATCAACCTGTTCCATCACAGCCTCCTcaacaaaatatacaaatggCAGTACCTCAACCCACTCACAGACCTCCATCATTGTTTTCACCTGAGCCTCAACGTAAACCATCTGCGCCTAGACGACCACCCATAAAAGAGACTTCATTGCCTATGGCATTGTCACCGCTCTCGTCATCACCACCTTCAATATCTCAAGCGCCTCCAGAAATGGAACCCATCGTTATAAAGAAAGTGGAAGAACCACCTATGCCAGAAGTGCAAGTGGTACCCCCACTAGCCACAAACAGTGTCGAAACGGATCCAACATTAGTTTCTTCACTATTAAAAGAATCTCTGCCACACAAGGCTgataagaaaaagaaaaaggataAACATAAACACAAAGACAGAGAAAAACGAGAAGAAAgacgaaaacataaaaaggatAAAGATAAAAAACGGGAATCGGAATCGAATTTCGCTAACGCTGCTAGACGCGGCTTAGAAACGACTACTTCTACACTCCCTCCCATTCCTCAATCGCAAAATTCAACCCAGGCAATAGCCATCCccattaaaataacaataccTCGAGAAGCTATAGTTAATGCAACACAACCTCCTTcaaccaaattaaaaataaaaattgcaaaagaTAGACTAAGAACAGAACCGCCGGTACCTGCTCCAGCGCCTAATCTTTCGCAAGCGGCTTTGAAGATCAAAATACCAAAAGAGTTGGTAGAAAATTCAAGAAAAAGGCCTTCTCCCATGATGATGATGGACGGACCTCCTCACAAAGTGCCACGTCCACCCCAGCAATCCCATCAACAACATAAGGTCAGTCAAGAATTTCAGCAAAGAGCACCAACAGGATACTCTGCCCCACCACCTCCTCTTATGATGCTGTACCATCATCAAATCCCCCCACCCGTTGTGATGTATCAACATCATCCTCCGCCATATTTTTACCCGCAACCAAACGTGTATCCACACCCTCCTCCTGCTTCTTCAGCACCCCCATTACCACCCCTCCCTCCACCACCTCCGCCTCCTCCTCCACCTTAA
- the CycT gene encoding cyclin T isoform X1 — protein MAAASVGGSSGSGSSSSASANNSSGVTGSGGSGSGSGSGGQTQAPTPTPTPTPTPTQAGADKWYFSRDQLSASPSRRCGVDADKELAYRQQAANLIQDMGQRLQVSQLCINTAIVYMHRFYAFHSFTQFHRNAMAAAALFLAAKVEEQPRKLEHVIKVAHICLHRGDSQSSLDTQSKHYLDQAQDLVFNENVLLQTLGFDVAIDHPHTHVVRLCNLVTASKDLAQTSYFMASNSLHLTTMCLQYRPTVVACFCIHLASKWSNWAIPQSNEGKHWFYYVDRTVTSELLEHLTSEFLHIFDRCPARLKKKIMSISNTQGKNCTNSPQQPGSSHSSNSVASAFDKESRKLCLEELEKTETDKRQQGLFGPSIPSNSNQMGSVSSKMDYREYKERQQQQDRRRPSNLPPSNLIPRPTPEMSGSSQLRQSSSSSSSGQRPQTQPPSQHRWPSSNHRSKDAVSMRPHPYQSSSSSSTSSSRPPHRSSVPAHPPQISASQPMQPMPEQKSRSQHPPHQALLHSSRIHSQPQVPPQQIMQPSSQQQQQQQQQQQQQQQQQQSQSQHQSHQPVPSQPPQQNIQMAVPQPTHRPPSLFSPEPQRKPSAPRRPPIKETSLPMALSPLSSSPPSISQAPPEMEPIVIKKVEEPPMPEVQVVPPLATNSVETDPTLVSSLLKESLPHKADKKKKKDKHKHKDREKREERRKHKKDKDKKRESESNFANAARRGLETTTSTLPPIPQSQNSTQAIAIPIKITIPREAIVNATQPPSTKLKIKIAKDRLRTEPPVPAPAPNLSQAALKIKIPKELVENSRKRPSPMMMMDGPPHKVPRPPQQSHQQHKVSQEFQQRAPTGYSAPPPPLMMLYHHQIPPPVVMYQHHPPPYFYPQPNVYPHPPPASSAPPLPPLPPPPPPPPPP, from the exons ATGGCGGCCGCCAGCGTGGGCGGCAGCAGCGGCAGCGGCAGCAGCAGCAGCGCGAGCGCCAACAACTCTTCGGGAGTCACGGGGAGTGGCGGGAGCGGGAGCGGGAGCGGGAGCGGGGGCCAAACCCAAGccccgactccgactccgactccgactccgacccCGACCCAAGCCGGCGCCGACAAGTGGTACTTCAGCCGCGACCAGCTCTCGGCTTCTCCGAGCCGAAGGTGTGGCGTCGACGCTGACAAGGAGCTCGCCTACAGACAGCAGGCGGCGAACCTCATCCAAGATATGGGCCAACGTCTACAAGT ATCTCAACTTTGCATAAACACAGCAATAGTGTACATGCATCGATTTTATGCCTTTCACTCTTTCACCCAATTCCATAGGAACGCCATGGCGGCGGCAGCACTCTTTCTTGCGGCCAAG GTCGAAGAGCAACCCAGGAAACTGGAGCACGTGATAAAAGTTGCTCACATTTGTCTGCACCGAGGAGACAGTCAGTCGTCTCTGGACACACAATCGAAACATTACTTAGATCAG GCGCAAGACTTGGTTTTCAATGAAAACGTTCTGCTGCAGACTCTCGGCTTTGACGTAGCTATTGACCATCCGCACACGCACGTAGTCCGATTGTGTAATCTCGTAACAG CTTCAAAGGACCTTGCACAGACATCATATTTCATGGCTTCGAACAGCCTTCACCTCACCACTATGTGCCTGCAGTACAGGCCCACCGTGGTAGCGTGTTTCTGCATTCACCTCGCTTCGAAATGGAGCAACTGGGCG ATACCACAATCTAATGAGGGTAAACACTGGTTCTACTATGTCGATCGAACCGTCACAAGTGAGCTACTCGAACACTTAACTTCGGAGTTCTTGCATATATTCGACCGTTGTCCGGCACGTCTCAAAAAGAAGATAATGTCGATATCGAACACGCAAGGTAAAAACT gCACCAATTCTCCCCAACAACCTGGTAGTTCACATTCAAGCAATTCCGTAGCTTCTGCTTTT GATAAAGAGTCGAGGAAACTTTGTCTTGAAGAATTAGAGAAAACTG AAACTGACAAGAGACAACAAGGTCTTTTTGGTCCGTCCATTCCATCAAACTCAAACCAAATGGGATCAGTTTCTAGTAAAATGGATTACAGAGAGTATAAAGAAAGACAACAGCAACAAGATAGAAGAAGGCCATCCAATCTACCTCCGTCTAATTTAATTCCTAGGCCTACCCCAGAAATGTCGGGAAGCTCTCAGCTTAGACAGAGTTCCTCTAGTTCCTCTAGTGGACAGCGTCCTCAAACTCAACCTCCTTCACAGCATCGCTGGCCATCATCCAACCATAGAAGCAAAGATGCAGTATCAATGCGACCTCATCCGTACCAATCATCTTCGTCATCGTCAACATCGTCATCTCGTCCTCCACATAGAAGTTCAGTACCAGCTCATCCACCTCAAATATCAGCGTCACAACCAATGCAACCCATGCCAGAACAAAAGTCGAGGAGTCAACATCCGCCACATCAAGCTCTCTTGCATTCTTCGCGAATACACTCACAACCTCAAGTACCACCACAACAGATTATGCAACCATCatcacaacaacaacaacaacaacagcaacaacagcaacaacaacaacaacaacagcaatcACAATCACAGCATCAGTCGCATCAACCTGTTCCATCACAGCCTCCTcaacaaaatatacaaatggCAGTACCTCAACCCACTCACAGACCTCCATCATTGTTTTCACCTGAGCCTCAACGTAAACCATCTGCGCCTAGACGACCACCCATAAAAGAGACTTCATTGCCTATGGCATTGTCACCGCTCTCGTCATCACCACCTTCAATATCTCAAGCGCCTCCAGAAATGGAACCCATCGTTATAAAGAAAGTGGAAGAACCACCTATGCCAGAAGTGCAAGTGGTACCCCCACTAGCCACAAACAGTGTCGAAACGGATCCAACATTAGTTTCTTCACTATTAAAAGAATCTCTGCCACACAAGGCTgataagaaaaagaaaaaggataAACATAAACACAAAGACAGAGAAAAACGAGAAGAAAgacgaaaacataaaaaggatAAAGATAAAAAACGGGAATCGGAATCGAATTTCGCTAACGCTGCTAGACGCGGCTTAGAAACGACTACTTCTACACTCCCTCCCATTCCTCAATCGCAAAATTCAACCCAGGCAATAGCCATCCccattaaaataacaataccTCGAGAAGCTATAGTTAATGCAACACAACCTCCTTcaaccaaattaaaaataaaaattgcaaaagaTAGACTAAGAACAGAACCGCCGGTACCTGCTCCAGCGCCTAATCTTTCGCAAGCGGCTTTGAAGATCAAAATACCAAAAGAGTTGGTAGAAAATTCAAGAAAAAGGCCTTCTCCCATGATGATGATGGACGGACCTCCTCACAAAGTGCCACGTCCACCCCAGCAATCCCATCAACAACATAAGGTCAGTCAAGAATTTCAGCAAAGAGCACCAACAGGATACTCTGCCCCACCACCTCCTCTTATGATGCTGTACCATCATCAAATCCCCCCACCCGTTGTGATGTATCAACATCATCCTCCGCCATATTTTTACCCGCAACCAAACGTGTATCCACACCCTCCTCCTGCTTCTTCAGCACCCCCATTACCACCCCTCCCTCCACCACCTCCGCCTCCTCCTCCACCTTAA